In the genome of Streptomyces sp. NBC_00190, one region contains:
- a CDS encoding galactose-binding domain-containing protein — protein MTMTAQSHHRHRPLAVLSLLLAVVAMVLGPAASSSADPGWWNPVARPAPDSGINVTGEPFQGTDAQGRVRGFVDAHDHLMSNEGFGGRLICGKPFSEQGITDALKDCPEHYPDGTLAIFDFITKGGDGKHDPNGWPTFKDWPAHDSLTHQQNYYAWVERAWRGGQRVLVNDLVTNGVICSVYFFKDRGCDEMTAIRLEAQKSYDMQAYIDKMYGGPGKGWFRIVTDSAQAREVVKQGKLAVVLGVETSEPFGCKQILDIAQCSKADIDRGLDELYKLGVRSMFLCHKFDNALCGVRFDQGALGTAINVGQFLSTGTFWKTEKCAGPQHDNPIGLAPAASAEKQLPAGVAVPSYAADAQCNTRGLTELGDYAVRGMMKRKMMLEIDHMSVKAAGQAFDILESESYPGVISSHSWMDMDWTERVYRLGGFVAQYMGGAEGFSAEAKRTNALRDKYNVGYGFGTDMNGVGGWPGPRGADTPNPVRYPFRSTDGGSVIDRQTTGVRTWDLNTDGAAHYGLVPDWIEDIRNVGGQDVVDDLFKGAESYLTTWGSSEKHKAGVNLAAGSATSASSAEWNPFTSYAPGRAVDGSTGTRWASDWSDDQWLQVDLGAASLVKRVTLDWERAYGKSYRIELSADGTNWQTAWSTTTGDGGLDTALFAGTPARYVRVHGLGRGTQWGYSLYEVGVYSS, from the coding sequence ATGACCATGACTGCACAGTCGCACCACAGGCACAGGCCCCTAGCGGTGCTGTCGTTGCTCCTCGCCGTGGTGGCCATGGTGCTCGGCCCCGCGGCCAGCTCCTCGGCCGACCCGGGCTGGTGGAACCCGGTCGCACGCCCCGCGCCCGACTCCGGGATCAACGTGACGGGCGAACCCTTCCAGGGGACCGACGCACAGGGCCGGGTGCGCGGCTTCGTCGACGCGCACGACCACCTGATGTCCAACGAGGGCTTCGGCGGCCGGCTCATCTGCGGCAAGCCGTTCTCCGAACAGGGCATCACCGACGCGCTCAAGGACTGCCCCGAGCACTACCCCGACGGCACGCTCGCGATCTTCGACTTCATCACCAAGGGCGGCGACGGCAAGCACGACCCGAACGGCTGGCCGACCTTCAAGGACTGGCCCGCCCACGACTCGCTGACCCACCAGCAGAACTACTACGCCTGGGTCGAGCGGGCCTGGCGCGGCGGCCAGCGGGTGCTCGTCAACGACCTCGTCACCAACGGGGTGATCTGCTCGGTCTACTTCTTCAAGGACCGCGGCTGCGACGAGATGACCGCCATCCGCCTGGAGGCGCAGAAGTCGTACGACATGCAGGCCTACATCGACAAGATGTACGGCGGCCCGGGCAAGGGCTGGTTCCGGATCGTCACCGACTCCGCGCAGGCCCGCGAGGTCGTCAAGCAGGGCAAGCTGGCCGTCGTCCTCGGCGTCGAGACCTCCGAGCCGTTCGGCTGCAAGCAGATCCTGGACATCGCGCAGTGCAGCAAGGCCGACATCGACCGCGGCCTCGACGAGCTGTACAAGCTGGGCGTGCGCAGCATGTTCCTGTGCCACAAGTTCGACAACGCCCTGTGCGGGGTCCGCTTCGACCAGGGCGCCCTCGGTACGGCGATCAACGTGGGCCAGTTCCTGTCGACCGGCACCTTCTGGAAGACGGAGAAGTGCGCCGGCCCGCAGCACGACAACCCCATCGGCCTCGCGCCGGCCGCCTCGGCGGAGAAGCAGCTCCCGGCGGGCGTCGCGGTCCCCTCGTACGCGGCCGACGCGCAGTGCAACACCCGCGGTCTCACCGAGCTCGGCGACTACGCGGTGCGCGGCATGATGAAACGCAAGATGATGCTGGAGATCGACCACATGAGCGTCAAGGCCGCGGGCCAGGCCTTCGACATCCTGGAGTCCGAGTCGTACCCCGGCGTGATCTCCTCGCACAGCTGGATGGACATGGACTGGACCGAGCGGGTGTACCGCCTCGGCGGGTTCGTCGCCCAGTACATGGGCGGCGCGGAGGGATTCAGCGCGGAGGCCAAGCGGACCAACGCGCTGCGCGACAAGTACAACGTCGGCTACGGCTTCGGAACCGACATGAACGGCGTCGGCGGCTGGCCCGGCCCGCGCGGGGCCGACACCCCGAACCCGGTGCGCTACCCCTTCCGCAGCACCGACGGCGGCTCGGTCATCGACCGGCAGACGACCGGCGTGCGCACCTGGGACCTCAACACCGACGGCGCCGCGCACTACGGCCTGGTCCCCGACTGGATCGAGGACATCCGCAACGTCGGCGGCCAGGACGTCGTCGACGACCTGTTCAAGGGTGCCGAGTCCTACCTGACCACCTGGGGCTCGTCCGAGAAGCACAAGGCCGGGGTGAACCTCGCCGCCGGCTCCGCCACCTCGGCCTCGTCCGCCGAGTGGAACCCGTTCACCAGCTACGCACCCGGCCGGGCCGTGGACGGCAGCACGGGCACCCGCTGGGCCAGCGACTGGAGCGACGACCAGTGGCTCCAGGTCGACCTCGGGGCGGCGAGCCTGGTCAAGCGCGTCACCCTCGACTGGGAGCGCGCGTACGGGAAGTCGTACCGCATCGAGCTCTCGGCCGACGGCACGAACTGGCAGACCGCGTGGTCCACGACCACCGGTGACGGCGGCCTGGACACGGCGCTGTTCGCCGGCACCCCCGCCCGCTACGTACGGGTCCACGGGCTGGGGCGCGGCACCCAATGGGGCTACTCCCTGTACGAGGTCGGCGTGTACAGCAGCTGA
- a CDS encoding TetR/AcrR family transcriptional regulator — protein MARMASAERRRQLTEAAIRAMTRDGVARTTTRSIAAEAGVSLSVFHYCFDSKQVLLESVIETITAHYITVVKEAIQPKATLRETVRAGFQAYWDHVAANPGEHMLTYELTQYALRQPGFEHLARRQYELYAETYTGLVEQLRHTMGFELRIPVPALARYLAAMTDGLTLSLLVLGQDAASADILDTLTDHVAGLVGDHAPQDIL, from the coding sequence ATGGCACGGATGGCCTCGGCGGAGCGGCGCCGACAGCTGACCGAAGCGGCCATCCGTGCCATGACCCGGGACGGCGTCGCCCGGACGACGACCCGGTCCATCGCCGCCGAGGCCGGCGTGTCCCTGAGCGTCTTCCACTACTGCTTCGACTCCAAGCAGGTCCTGCTCGAATCGGTCATCGAGACGATCACCGCCCACTACATCACCGTGGTGAAGGAGGCGATCCAGCCGAAGGCCACCCTCCGGGAGACCGTCCGGGCCGGGTTCCAGGCGTACTGGGACCACGTGGCGGCCAACCCGGGCGAGCACATGCTCACCTACGAGCTCACCCAGTACGCGCTGCGCCAGCCGGGCTTCGAGCACCTGGCCCGGCGGCAGTACGAGCTGTACGCCGAGACCTACACCGGACTCGTCGAACAGCTGCGCCACACCATGGGCTTCGAACTGCGCATCCCGGTCCCCGCGCTGGCCCGCTACCTGGCGGCCATGACCGACGGGCTGACGCTGAGCCTGCTGGTCCTCGGCCAGGACGCGGCCTCGGCGGACATCCTCGACACGCTCACCGACCACGTCGCCGGCCTCGTCGGCGACCACGCCCCGCAGGACATCCTCTAG
- a CDS encoding SpoIIE family protein phosphatase produces MTSDTAPPGDGAVPEVLALARVVAKLRAEVVGLEGLASTTAVLERAKGVLMALEGLSEDVAYETLLRRAAQGQRTLMEECWITLGRIPAGPASPPVPAAQACPSSEPGPPASGTDRHSAAGHGGAGHRAVLARLADGLAGAHGPDDVAGLLRSALADPAGVDGVMIYAVAPAGSLELAGHAGVGDELAAQWHHVPPLSGLAALEAIDGGQPLWLEDPARDGIRYHLIGDPPGLWPTRAWLPVPGHRPVTAAIGFFRTRQTPFDADTRALLLRAVRLCAAPLRHIGRPPDPGEPGEVEAVQRILDAMSETAVLLTPLRSGTGEVEDYRIDAAAPESVDVAGRRGKELVGRRILETYPTVAGTALWEGYLDTLSTGTVYEGEPFVYEEVTAGVPRQSTYSVRATRLGARLVVSWVRHDSSEREARRLDDMQRLGNLGWAAWHLATNTITWSEQVYAIFDRDPALGPIGLKELPRHVVPDDLARLGAAVKRLLRDGAPVDLPFRVTTTDGVRHLRIFAEAQTDADGTPVEVHGFFQNVTALRDIELALRESERAVLVERGMLQAERTLAARLQHALLPIPEQSLELAGLCIDVAYVPSESGVNVGGDWYSAIELPDRSALFVVGDVAGHGLDAVATMAQLRFTAKGMAVTGSALPDVLSRLNTLLLHTARDTYGATATMIMGRYQPWDRRLTWVRAGHLPPLLIRGGEARFLPLPTGSLLGAGFDSVYAQSTLGLEPGDHLVLYTDGLVEEPGEDLDEGLARLAGTARRLLEEGRGETLARTLAARRQGHRDDICALDIHVPDES; encoded by the coding sequence ATGACGAGCGATACCGCGCCTCCGGGCGACGGCGCCGTGCCCGAGGTGCTCGCACTGGCCAGGGTCGTGGCCAAGCTGCGCGCGGAAGTCGTGGGCCTGGAGGGTCTCGCTTCGACCACGGCCGTCCTGGAGCGCGCCAAGGGCGTGCTGATGGCCCTGGAGGGCCTGTCGGAGGACGTGGCGTACGAGACGCTGCTGCGCCGCGCCGCGCAGGGGCAGCGGACGCTCATGGAGGAGTGCTGGATCACGCTGGGCCGGATCCCCGCCGGTCCAGCGTCGCCCCCCGTCCCCGCCGCGCAGGCCTGCCCGTCCTCCGAGCCGGGCCCCCCGGCTTCGGGCACGGACCGCCACTCCGCCGCGGGCCACGGCGGCGCCGGGCACCGGGCGGTCCTGGCCCGGCTGGCCGACGGCCTGGCCGGTGCGCACGGCCCCGACGACGTCGCCGGGCTGCTGCGGTCCGCACTCGCCGACCCCGCGGGTGTGGACGGCGTGATGATCTACGCCGTGGCGCCCGCCGGGAGCCTGGAACTGGCCGGACACGCCGGCGTCGGCGACGAACTGGCCGCGCAGTGGCACCATGTCCCGCCGCTGAGCGGATTGGCCGCCCTGGAGGCCATCGACGGCGGGCAGCCGCTCTGGCTCGAGGATCCGGCGCGGGACGGCATCCGCTACCACCTCATCGGCGATCCACCCGGTCTGTGGCCGACGCGCGCCTGGCTCCCGGTACCCGGCCACCGCCCGGTGACGGCCGCCATCGGGTTCTTCCGGACCCGGCAGACCCCCTTCGACGCCGACACCCGGGCCCTGCTGCTCCGTGCCGTACGGCTGTGCGCGGCCCCCCTGCGCCACATCGGGCGCCCGCCGGACCCCGGCGAGCCGGGCGAGGTGGAAGCCGTCCAGCGGATCCTGGACGCGATGTCCGAAACCGCGGTACTGCTCACCCCACTGCGCTCCGGGACGGGAGAGGTGGAGGACTACCGGATCGACGCGGCGGCGCCGGAATCGGTCGACGTGGCCGGACGGCGGGGCAAGGAGCTCGTGGGCCGCCGCATCCTGGAGACCTACCCCACGGTGGCGGGAACGGCCCTGTGGGAGGGCTACCTGGACACGCTGAGCACCGGAACCGTCTACGAAGGTGAGCCCTTCGTCTACGAGGAGGTCACCGCCGGAGTTCCCCGGCAGTCCACCTACTCCGTCCGGGCCACCCGGCTGGGGGCCCGCCTGGTCGTCTCCTGGGTCCGCCACGACTCCAGCGAGCGCGAGGCCCGCCGGCTGGACGACATGCAGCGCCTGGGCAACCTCGGATGGGCCGCCTGGCATCTGGCGACGAACACCATCACCTGGTCCGAGCAGGTCTACGCGATCTTCGACCGAGATCCCGCGCTGGGTCCGATCGGGCTGAAGGAACTGCCCCGGCACGTCGTACCCGACGACCTCGCGCGGCTGGGCGCGGCCGTGAAGCGGCTGCTGCGCGACGGAGCCCCGGTAGACCTGCCGTTCCGCGTCACCACCACCGACGGGGTACGGCACCTGCGGATCTTCGCCGAGGCGCAGACCGACGCGGACGGCACCCCGGTCGAGGTGCACGGCTTCTTCCAGAACGTCACCGCGTTGCGGGACATCGAACTGGCCCTGCGCGAGAGCGAGCGCGCCGTCCTCGTGGAGCGCGGCATGTTGCAGGCCGAACGCACCCTCGCCGCCCGGCTCCAGCACGCGCTGCTGCCCATCCCCGAGCAGTCCCTGGAGCTCGCCGGCCTGTGCATCGACGTCGCCTACGTACCCTCCGAGAGCGGGGTCAACGTCGGCGGTGACTGGTACAGCGCCATCGAACTCCCCGACAGGAGCGCGCTCTTCGTCGTCGGCGACGTCGCCGGCCACGGCCTGGACGCCGTCGCCACCATGGCCCAGCTCCGCTTCACCGCCAAGGGCATGGCCGTCACCGGCTCGGCGCTGCCCGACGTACTGAGCAGGCTCAACACCCTCCTGCTGCACACCGCCAGGGACACCTACGGGGCCACCGCCACCATGATCATGGGCCGCTACCAGCCCTGGGACCGCCGCCTGACCTGGGTACGGGCCGGGCACCTGCCGCCCCTGCTGATCCGCGGCGGCGAGGCGAGGTTCCTCCCCCTGCCGACGGGCAGCCTCCTCGGGGCCGGCTTCGACTCCGTCTACGCGCAGAGCACCCTCGGCCTGGAACCCGGCGATCACCTCGTGCTCTACACCGACGGGCTCGTCGAGGAACCGGGGGAGGACCTCGACGAGGGACTCGCCCGGCTCGCCGGGACCGCCCGGCGGCTCCTGGAGGAGGGCCGGGGCGAAACCCTCGCCCGCACCCTGGCCGCCCGGCGCCAGGGGCACCGGGACGACATCTGCGCCCTGGACATCCACGTTCCGGACGAGAGCTAG
- a CDS encoding carboxylate-amine ligase: protein MDVLTMGVEEEYLLVDRVSRAPVNRAPKVISALEGLMGEQVQAEFYNAQVEVCTVPTADRADLREQLVRLRGTVAPSASEVGCLLVASGVPVIAPQEPLTVTDNERYRRMARRFASLVGPSRMVCGCHVHVGALDRKRALALSNHIRPWLPVLQSLTGNSPVECGRDTGFDSWRSVAFSAWPTVGPPPLLDEPRYLEYVDGMVGSGVLLDRRMLYWYARPSEHVPTLEFRIADVNADVDTVVLLAALVRGLAGTLLAEADADVPPPQPATATLRRAHEMAAEHGIDGLGLDPVSGLERPAALLVERLLERAAPGLAAAGDLYAVESLWDDLRRQGTGASRQRAALRRTGSLRGVVDSLVVGTAAAAPLAG from the coding sequence ATGGACGTTCTGACCATGGGTGTCGAGGAGGAGTACCTGCTGGTCGACCGGGTCAGCAGGGCGCCGGTGAACCGCGCGCCCAAGGTGATCAGCGCCCTCGAGGGCCTGATGGGCGAGCAGGTCCAGGCGGAGTTCTACAACGCGCAGGTGGAGGTCTGCACCGTGCCGACCGCCGACCGCGCGGACCTGCGCGAGCAGTTGGTACGGCTGCGGGGGACCGTCGCACCGAGCGCGAGCGAGGTGGGCTGCCTGCTGGTGGCCTCGGGGGTCCCGGTGATCGCTCCGCAGGAGCCGCTGACGGTCACCGACAACGAACGCTACCGTCGCATGGCCCGCCGGTTCGCCTCCCTCGTCGGCCCCTCCCGCATGGTCTGCGGATGCCACGTGCACGTCGGCGCCCTGGACCGCAAGCGCGCGCTGGCCCTCTCGAACCACATACGCCCCTGGCTGCCGGTGCTCCAGTCGCTGACCGGGAATTCCCCCGTCGAATGCGGCCGTGACACGGGCTTCGACAGCTGGCGGTCGGTCGCCTTCTCCGCCTGGCCCACCGTGGGACCGCCCCCGCTGCTGGACGAGCCCCGGTACCTGGAATACGTCGACGGCATGGTCGGCTCCGGAGTGCTGCTCGACCGCCGCATGCTCTATTGGTACGCCCGGCCCTCCGAGCACGTGCCGACGCTGGAGTTCCGGATCGCCGACGTCAACGCCGACGTGGACACGGTCGTCCTGCTGGCCGCACTCGTACGCGGTCTCGCCGGGACGCTCCTCGCCGAAGCGGACGCCGACGTGCCGCCGCCCCAACCCGCGACGGCCACGCTGCGCAGGGCCCACGAGATGGCCGCGGAGCACGGCATCGACGGACTGGGCCTCGACCCGGTGAGCGGCCTGGAACGGCCCGCCGCCCTGCTCGTCGAGCGGCTGCTGGAGCGCGCCGCACCCGGGCTCGCGGCGGCCGGTGACCTGTACGCCGTGGAATCCCTGTGGGACGACCTGCGCCGCCAGGGCACCGGCGCGAGCCGTCAGCGGGCGGCCCTGAGACGCACGGGCAGCCTGCGGGGGGTCGTCGACAGCCTCGTGGTGGGCACGGCAGCCGCCGCCCCCCTCGCGGGCTGA
- a CDS encoding type 1 glutamine amidotransferase domain-containing protein: MRIAFLMAPEGVEEIELTEPWKAALAAGWNPQLVSTRAGRIRAYHHLEKAGTYPVDHVLAGDTSDAFDALVLPGGVANPDALRLNARAVAFTRSFFEAGKPVAAICHAPWTLVEADVVRGRTLTSWPSLATDIRNAGGTWVDEEVHVCREAPGTLITSRKPGDLDVFCATFVKEFGAGWPVFVRPADAEPASARDA, encoded by the coding sequence GTGCGCATCGCCTTTCTCATGGCGCCCGAAGGCGTCGAGGAGATCGAACTCACCGAGCCCTGGAAAGCCGCACTGGCGGCGGGCTGGAACCCTCAGCTGGTCTCCACGAGAGCCGGCCGGATCCGCGCCTACCACCATCTCGAAAAGGCGGGAACCTACCCCGTCGACCACGTCCTCGCCGGGGACACGTCGGACGCCTTCGACGCGCTCGTCCTGCCTGGCGGGGTCGCCAACCCGGACGCCCTGCGACTGAACGCGCGGGCCGTCGCCTTCACGCGCAGCTTCTTCGAGGCCGGAAAGCCCGTCGCCGCGATCTGCCACGCCCCGTGGACCCTGGTGGAGGCCGACGTCGTACGGGGCCGCACGCTCACCTCGTGGCCGAGCCTGGCGACCGACATCCGCAACGCGGGCGGCACCTGGGTGGACGAGGAGGTGCACGTCTGCCGCGAGGCGCCGGGCACGCTGATCACCAGCCGCAAGCCGGGTGACCTGGACGTCTTCTGCGCCACGTTCGTCAAGGAGTTCGGCGCCGGCTGGCCGGTCTTCGTGCGGCCTGCGGACGCTGAGCCTGCCTCGGCCCGCGACGCCTGA
- a CDS encoding FAD-dependent oxidoreductase: protein MKENVDHRVPVLIVGGSLVGLCTSLFLGRHGIRHMLVEKHAGTSMHPRGRGINVRTMELFRVAGVEDRIREAASVLADNHGIMQGGSLTGDDLEWLFEEIDPGGALARFSPAAWCLCSQNDIEPVLMSVTPELGADLRFSTELLSFDPDDTGVTAIVKNRETGEHSTVRADYLVAADGPRSPVREQLGIGQSGHGDLFHNVSVTFRSRGLAEVVGERRFIVCYLTKPGADGALLPVDNRERWVFHAPWHPDRGETIDDFTDERCAEHIRRAVGAPDLDIEITGKAPWHAAERVAERYGTGRVFLAGDSAHEMSPTGAFGSNTGIQDAHNLAWKLAAVLNGSAGPRLLQTYEAERLPVARATSERASARSAEHSHPGYEPEAAPAPRGGGRPGGGVLSVAMGYRYNLGAVLGTDPELPVVPERMRLTGEPGTRAPHMWLRGPGGRTSTVDLYERSFVLLSSEGTPWRAAARSTAGQLGVGLDAYAIGTSPEADLATEEGADWAEVHGTTKTGAVVVRPDGFVAWRSAEAVADPEAVLHEVLSALLYLS from the coding sequence ATGAAGGAAAACGTCGACCACCGCGTCCCGGTCCTCATCGTGGGCGGCTCGCTGGTGGGCCTGTGCACCTCGCTATTTCTGGGCCGGCACGGCATCAGGCACATGCTGGTCGAGAAGCATGCGGGCACCTCGATGCACCCGCGCGGACGCGGGATCAACGTACGGACCATGGAGCTGTTCCGAGTCGCCGGCGTGGAGGACCGGATCCGTGAGGCCGCCTCGGTCCTGGCGGACAATCACGGCATCATGCAGGGCGGCTCGCTGACCGGTGACGACCTGGAGTGGCTGTTCGAAGAGATCGACCCGGGGGGTGCGCTCGCCCGATTCAGCCCGGCGGCGTGGTGCCTGTGCAGCCAGAACGACATCGAGCCGGTGCTGATGTCGGTGACCCCCGAGCTCGGGGCGGACCTGCGGTTCTCCACCGAACTCCTCTCCTTCGACCCCGACGACACCGGTGTGACCGCGATCGTGAAGAACCGGGAAACCGGGGAGCACAGCACCGTCCGCGCCGACTACCTCGTCGCCGCGGACGGGCCGCGCAGCCCCGTCCGGGAGCAGCTCGGCATCGGCCAGAGCGGCCACGGCGACCTGTTCCACAACGTGAGCGTCACCTTCCGGTCCCGCGGACTCGCGGAAGTGGTCGGCGAGCGGCGCTTCATCGTGTGCTACCTGACCAAGCCCGGCGCGGACGGGGCCCTGCTCCCCGTCGACAACCGCGAGCGGTGGGTCTTCCACGCGCCGTGGCACCCCGACCGGGGCGAGACGATCGACGACTTCACCGACGAGCGCTGCGCCGAGCACATCCGGCGGGCCGTCGGCGCGCCCGACCTGGACATCGAGATCACCGGGAAGGCCCCGTGGCACGCCGCCGAGCGCGTCGCCGAACGGTACGGGACCGGGCGGGTCTTCCTCGCGGGCGACTCCGCCCACGAGATGTCCCCCACCGGGGCGTTCGGCTCGAACACCGGGATCCAGGACGCCCACAACCTCGCCTGGAAGCTCGCCGCCGTGCTGAACGGCTCGGCGGGTCCGCGACTGCTGCAGACCTACGAGGCCGAGCGGCTGCCCGTCGCCAGGGCGACGAGCGAGCGTGCCTCGGCCCGCTCGGCGGAACACAGCCACCCGGGGTACGAACCCGAGGCCGCCCCCGCGCCGCGCGGCGGCGGCCGGCCAGGGGGCGGGGTCCTCTCCGTCGCCATGGGCTACCGCTACAACCTGGGCGCCGTCCTGGGCACCGACCCGGAACTGCCCGTCGTGCCCGAACGGATGCGGCTGACCGGCGAGCCGGGCACGCGCGCGCCGCACATGTGGCTGCGGGGGCCCGGCGGGCGGACGTCCACGGTGGACCTCTACGAGCGGTCGTTCGTGCTGCTCAGCTCCGAGGGCACCCCCTGGCGGGCGGCGGCGCGGTCCACCGCCGGGCAGCTGGGCGTGGGCCTGGACGCGTACGCGATCGGCACCAGCCCCGAGGCCGACCTGGCCACGGAGGAGGGCGCCGACTGGGCTGAGGTCCACGGCACGACGAAGACCGGGGCGGTCGTCGTACGCCCTGACGGCTTCGTGGCCTGGCGCTCGGCGGAAGCCGTGGCCGATCCCGAAGCCGTCCTGCACGAGGTCCTGAGCGCGCTGCTGTACCTGTCCTGA
- a CDS encoding SchA/CurD-like domain-containing protein: MTTLSERISQSAFDGARLRVVLLLDLYDGAQNQFLEVYEHMRRQVSSVPGHISDELCQSIENPSQWLITSEWESAPRFLSWLNSEEHVAMVKPLHDCVRDTRSLRFNVLRKTSRSSVPDRPAEPGPIASAPRRGDGVVRHALTFTVKPGSEAVVAELLAGYCSPQAQVDEKTRLRRTSLFMHGNRVVRAVEVEGDLLAALRHVAGQPEVRALEAALNPYLEQDRDLSDPGSARMFFTRAALPAVHHVSSGGPEPEDVRRRALFYPAKDGCGMALARLLAGQDEAAVGDPASPIVASTVFQRDDFVVRLLDMHGKLDARPALAAGVEGDHKAAVLARLLDSATDGVPTTDEEISQFLERSEMSLITDRRPPARA; encoded by the coding sequence ATGACGACCTTGTCGGAACGGATATCCCAGTCCGCCTTCGACGGCGCGAGGCTTCGCGTCGTGCTGCTGCTGGACCTGTACGACGGGGCTCAGAATCAGTTCCTGGAGGTCTACGAGCACATGCGTCGGCAGGTGTCGTCCGTCCCCGGACACATCAGCGACGAGTTGTGCCAGTCCATCGAGAACCCCTCGCAGTGGCTCATCACCAGCGAATGGGAGAGCGCACCGCGCTTCCTGTCCTGGCTGAACAGCGAGGAGCACGTCGCGATGGTCAAGCCGCTGCACGACTGCGTGCGCGACACCCGCTCGCTGCGGTTCAACGTGCTGCGGAAGACCAGCAGGTCCTCCGTACCGGACAGACCGGCCGAACCGGGCCCGATCGCCTCCGCTCCCCGGCGGGGGGACGGCGTCGTGCGCCATGCGCTCACCTTCACCGTGAAGCCTGGCAGCGAGGCCGTCGTCGCCGAGCTGCTGGCGGGGTACTGCTCCCCGCAGGCCCAGGTGGACGAGAAGACCAGGCTGCGCCGTACGTCCCTCTTCATGCACGGGAACCGGGTCGTACGGGCCGTCGAGGTGGAGGGCGACCTCCTGGCAGCCTTGCGCCATGTGGCCGGACAGCCCGAGGTCAGGGCCCTGGAGGCAGCCCTCAATCCGTACCTGGAGCAGGACCGGGACCTCAGCGACCCCGGATCCGCCCGGATGTTCTTCACCCGGGCGGCGCTCCCCGCGGTGCACCACGTGTCGTCCGGTGGGCCAGAGCCCGAAGACGTGCGGCGGCGCGCGCTGTTCTATCCCGCCAAGGACGGGTGCGGCATGGCACTCGCGCGGCTGCTGGCCGGACAGGACGAGGCCGCCGTGGGCGATCCCGCGAGCCCCATCGTGGCCAGCACCGTCTTCCAGCGCGACGACTTCGTCGTCCGGCTGCTCGACATGCACGGCAAGCTCGACGCCCGGCCAGCTCTGGCGGCCGGTGTCGAGGGCGACCACAAGGCGGCCGTGCTCGCCCGGCTGCTCGACAGCGCCACGGACGGTGTCCCCACGACCGACGAGGAGATCTCCCAGTTCCTGGAACGTTCCGAAATGAGTCTGATCACCGACCGGCGTCCGCCGGCGCGAGCTTGA
- a CDS encoding acyl carrier protein has product MTARLTMEELAALMHKGAGLTVDPAEMASRPEAAFDEWGLDSLGLLGIVGELENRHGRPLPPDADRCRSPREFLDLVNNALMTGA; this is encoded by the coding sequence ATGACCGCTCGACTGACGATGGAAGAACTGGCCGCTCTGATGCACAAGGGCGCGGGCCTCACCGTCGATCCCGCCGAGATGGCGAGCCGTCCCGAGGCGGCCTTCGACGAGTGGGGGCTCGATTCCCTGGGGCTGCTCGGCATCGTCGGGGAGCTGGAGAACCGGCACGGACGGCCCCTGCCCCCCGACGCGGACCGGTGCAGGTCGCCGCGCGAGTTCCTGGACCTCGTCAACAACGCGCTGATGACCGGCGCGTGA
- a CDS encoding methyltransferase yields the protein MTTVSTTPTPTAAPAAAPAPQTAMRLRELVFGAAIAAAVRAAARLGVADELGEAPATAAELAAALDCEPKPLHRLLRALSCYGVFAETQDGTFVHTEMSRLLREDDPHSLRYISLWCTEPWTWQAWPLLDEAVRSGGSVFHDLFGKGFFDYLHQDAHESAHVFNRAMTTSSMQSALDVAELLDLTGVSVVADIGGGQGHVLASLLEKHPSVRGVLLDLPGVAAKADPRLREGGPLAERTAILPGDCREAIPVEADLYIIKNILEWDDDSTRRTLHNVIAAARPGARVVIIENLVDDTPSMKFTTAMDLMLLLNVGGAKHTKNSLVTRMADAGLEVGEIRPVNPYLHAFECTVPG from the coding sequence ATGACCACGGTAAGCACCACCCCCACCCCCACCGCCGCTCCCGCGGCAGCCCCCGCCCCCCAGACGGCGATGAGGCTGCGCGAGCTCGTCTTCGGCGCGGCGATCGCCGCCGCCGTGCGCGCGGCGGCCCGTCTCGGCGTCGCCGACGAGCTCGGGGAGGCGCCCGCCACCGCCGCCGAGCTCGCCGCGGCGCTGGACTGCGAACCCAAGCCGCTGCACCGGCTGCTCCGGGCCCTGTCCTGCTACGGAGTCTTCGCGGAGACCCAGGACGGGACGTTCGTCCACACGGAGATGTCACGCCTGCTGCGCGAGGACGATCCGCACAGCCTGCGCTACATCTCCCTGTGGTGCACGGAGCCCTGGACCTGGCAGGCCTGGCCCCTGCTCGACGAGGCGGTGCGCTCCGGCGGGAGCGTCTTCCACGACCTGTTCGGCAAGGGCTTCTTCGACTACCTGCACCAGGACGCGCACGAGTCCGCCCACGTGTTCAACCGGGCCATGACGACCTCCAGCATGCAGTCGGCGCTGGACGTCGCGGAACTCCTCGACCTCACCGGGGTCTCGGTGGTCGCGGACATCGGCGGCGGCCAGGGCCACGTACTGGCGAGCCTGCTGGAGAAGCACCCGTCCGTACGAGGGGTCCTGCTCGACCTGCCGGGAGTGGCGGCGAAGGCGGATCCCCGGCTGCGCGAGGGCGGTCCGCTCGCCGAGCGGACCGCGATCCTCCCCGGCGACTGCCGTGAGGCGATCCCGGTGGAGGCCGACCTGTACATCATCAAGAACATCCTGGAGTGGGACGACGACAGCACCCGCAGGACCCTGCACAACGTCATCGCGGCGGCCCGCCCCGGAGCCAGGGTCGTCATCATCGAGAACCTGGTGGACGACACCCCGTCCATGAAGTTCACCACCGCCATGGACCTGATGCTGCTGCTCAACGTGGGCGGTGCGAAGCACACCAAGAACAGCCTCGTCACGCGGATGGCGGACGCCGGCCTGGAGGTCGGCGAGATCCGGCCGGTCAACCCGTACCTGCACGCGTTCGAGTGCACCGTCCCCGGGTGA